The following proteins are encoded in a genomic region of Streptomyces gobiensis:
- a CDS encoding ABC transporter substrate-binding protein: protein MFSRKRLLRGMAMLSTTAVLAGCGSLSGGGRGEDEPIVVGTTSAPSALDPAGAWDGSWELYRNIYQSLLHFPNSSGTPEPDAAKSCGFTDNASQVYRCTLKEGLKFSNGHPLDAKAVKHSIERTLKINAATGPAQLLESLDRIETSGDGTVIFHLKEPNATFPLILATPAAALVDPEVYPADKLLKSDDIAGSGPYKLESYEAGEKSELVKNDHYQGAAKLKNDAVTIEYFKESGRMVKALEGEDIDLAFRGLTPEQIISFEDAQSKDSSIKLSEATGTEIRYLVFNPKDPSVKNPAVREAIAQLIDRKALVREVYKRTAEPLYSMVPGGITGHTSAFYDKYGEPSHRKAKELLTTAGINEPVKLTLWYTTDRYGATTQAEFEEIKRQLNGSGLFDVTIEGREWNEFQKAYQKGKYPVFGRGWFPDFPDADNYIGPFVGKQNALGIPYEDAKLTGTLLPKSRQQSDRGAAGASLKEAQRILAEDARLLPLWQGRVYIAAHEEIAGVEWAIDASTIMRMWELHRKSSW from the coding sequence GTGTTCAGCCGGAAGAGGCTTCTGAGAGGCATGGCGATGTTGTCAACGACGGCCGTGCTCGCCGGATGCGGTTCGCTGTCCGGGGGAGGCCGCGGTGAGGACGAGCCCATCGTGGTGGGGACCACCAGCGCGCCCAGCGCGCTCGACCCGGCCGGTGCCTGGGACGGCTCCTGGGAGCTGTACCGGAATATCTACCAGTCGTTGCTGCACTTCCCGAACTCCAGCGGTACGCCGGAGCCCGACGCGGCGAAGAGCTGCGGCTTCACCGACAACGCCAGTCAGGTGTACCGCTGCACGCTCAAGGAGGGCCTGAAGTTTTCCAACGGGCACCCGCTGGACGCCAAGGCGGTCAAGCACTCCATCGAGCGCACCCTGAAGATCAATGCGGCTACTGGCCCCGCTCAGCTGCTGGAGAGCCTGGACCGAATAGAGACGAGCGGCGATGGAACCGTCATTTTCCATCTCAAGGAGCCCAACGCGACCTTCCCGCTGATTCTCGCCACCCCTGCCGCCGCTCTGGTCGACCCAGAGGTCTATCCGGCCGACAAGCTTCTGAAATCGGATGACATCGCCGGTTCCGGTCCGTACAAGCTGGAGTCGTACGAAGCGGGTGAGAAGTCCGAGCTGGTCAAGAACGACCACTACCAGGGCGCAGCCAAACTCAAGAACGACGCCGTGACCATCGAGTACTTCAAAGAGTCCGGGCGCATGGTCAAGGCGCTTGAGGGGGAGGATATCGATCTCGCCTTCCGCGGACTGACCCCGGAGCAGATCATCAGCTTTGAGGACGCGCAGTCGAAGGACTCCAGCATCAAGCTCAGCGAGGCCACCGGCACCGAGATCCGCTATCTGGTGTTCAACCCGAAAGACCCGTCGGTCAAGAATCCGGCCGTCCGGGAGGCCATCGCCCAGCTGATCGACCGCAAGGCGCTGGTGCGCGAGGTCTACAAGCGGACGGCCGAGCCGCTGTACTCCATGGTCCCCGGCGGCATCACCGGACACACCAGTGCGTTCTACGACAAGTACGGCGAGCCCAGCCACCGTAAGGCCAAAGAGCTCCTCACCACGGCCGGGATCAACGAGCCGGTCAAGCTCACGCTCTGGTACACCACCGACCGCTATGGCGCCACCACCCAGGCGGAGTTCGAGGAGATCAAGCGGCAGCTCAATGGCTCCGGGCTGTTCGACGTCACCATTGAGGGCCGGGAGTGGAATGAGTTCCAGAAGGCGTACCAGAAGGGGAAGTACCCCGTGTTCGGGCGCGGCTGGTTCCCCGACTTCCCGGACGCGGACAACTACATCGGTCCGTTCGTCGGCAAGCAGAACGCTTTGGGCATTCCCTACGAGGACGCCAAGCTGACGGGCACCCTGCTGCCCAAGTCGCGTCAGCAGAGCGACCGTGGGGCGGCCGGTGCCTCGCTCAAGGAGGCACAGCGCATCCTCGCCGAGGACGCCCGTCTGCTGCCGCTGTGGCAGGGCCGGGTGTATATCGCGGCGCACGAGGAGATCGCCGGGGTCGAGTGGGCCATCGACGCCTCGACCATCATGCGGATGTGGGAGCTGCACCGTAAGTCAAGCTGGTAG
- the ung gene encoding uracil-DNA glycosylase: protein MLPGSWQGVLGEELEKPYFKELTEFVGEERARGPVYPPREEVFAALDATPYEQVKVLILGQDPYHGEGQGHGLCFSVRPGVKTPPSLRNIYKELHDDLGIPVPDNGYLMPWARQGVLLLNAVLTVRAGEANSHKNKGWETFTDAVIRAVAARPDPAVFVLWGNYAKKKLRLIDTDRHAVVQGAHPSPLSAMKFFGSRPFTQINEAVAAQGHTPVDWRIANLSE from the coding sequence ATGCTGCCCGGCTCCTGGCAGGGCGTCCTCGGCGAGGAGCTGGAGAAGCCCTACTTCAAGGAACTCACCGAGTTCGTCGGGGAGGAGCGGGCACGCGGGCCGGTGTATCCGCCACGGGAGGAAGTCTTCGCCGCGCTGGACGCTACGCCGTATGAGCAGGTCAAGGTGCTGATCCTTGGCCAGGACCCCTACCACGGCGAGGGCCAGGGACACGGGCTGTGCTTCTCGGTGCGGCCCGGGGTGAAGACACCGCCGTCCCTGCGGAACATCTACAAGGAGCTGCACGACGACCTCGGCATTCCGGTGCCGGACAACGGCTATCTGATGCCCTGGGCCAGGCAGGGCGTGCTGCTGCTCAACGCGGTGCTGACGGTGCGCGCGGGCGAGGCCAACTCGCACAAGAACAAGGGCTGGGAGACCTTCACCGACGCGGTGATCCGCGCGGTGGCCGCCCGCCCCGACCCGGCCGTCTTTGTGCTCTGGGGCAACTACGCCAAGAAGAAGCTGCGGCTCATCGACACCGACCGGCACGCCGTGGTGCAGGGGGCCCACCCCTCGCCGCTGTCCGCGATGAAGTTCTTCGGCTCCCGGCCCTTCACCCAGATCAACGAAGCGGTCGCGGCCCAGGGGCACACCCCGGTCGACTGGCGTATCGCGAACCTGTCGGAGTGA
- a CDS encoding Gfo/Idh/MocA family protein: MKVGVIGLGDIAQKAYLPVLTALPGVEPHLHTRTAATLQRVGDIHRIPEQHRHTDLAALLATEPDAAFVHAPTAVHPQLVTRLLEAGVPTYVDKPLAYELADAQRLVELAEARGTGLAVGFNRRYAPSYVQCLEHPRDLILMQKNRVGLPEDPRQMVYDDFIHVVDTLRFLIPGPADRVDVRARIRGGLLHHVVLQLSGAGFTAIGIMNRLSGSSEEILEVSGQDSKREIRNLAEIIDHKGQPSVRRRGDWVPVARQRGTEQAVHTFLDAVRVGKQISAQDALRTHELCEQIVTSVLEQAD, translated from the coding sequence GTGAAGGTCGGCGTGATTGGCCTGGGGGACATCGCCCAGAAGGCGTATCTGCCCGTGCTCACCGCTCTCCCCGGCGTGGAACCGCATCTGCACACCCGCACGGCCGCCACGCTCCAGCGGGTCGGCGACATCCACCGGATCCCCGAGCAGCACCGTCACACCGACCTCGCGGCGCTGTTGGCCACCGAGCCGGACGCCGCTTTCGTCCATGCCCCGACAGCCGTACACCCCCAGCTCGTCACCCGGCTCCTGGAGGCCGGGGTGCCGACGTACGTGGACAAGCCGCTCGCCTACGAACTCGCCGACGCCCAGCGCCTCGTCGAGCTGGCCGAGGCACGCGGCACCGGACTCGCGGTGGGCTTCAACCGCCGTTACGCGCCCAGCTACGTCCAGTGTCTGGAGCACCCGCGTGATCTGATCCTGATGCAGAAAAACCGCGTCGGACTGCCCGAGGATCCACGGCAGATGGTCTACGACGACTTCATCCATGTTGTCGATACTCTGCGCTTCCTCATCCCCGGCCCCGCCGACCGTGTTGATGTGCGGGCCCGGATCCGGGGCGGGCTCCTTCACCATGTCGTTCTGCAGCTGTCCGGCGCCGGGTTCACCGCGATCGGGATCATGAACCGGCTCTCGGGCTCGTCCGAGGAGATCCTGGAGGTCTCCGGCCAGGACTCGAAGCGGGAGATCCGCAACCTCGCCGAGATCATTGACCACAAGGGCCAGCCCAGCGTCCGCCGCCGTGGTGACTGGGTTCCGGTGGCCCGGCAGCGCGGAACCGAGCAGGCGGTCCACACGTTTCTCGACGCCGTCCGGGTGGGCAAGCAGATCAGCGCTCAGGACGCCTTGCGCACCCATGAGCTGTGCGAGCAGATCGTCACTTCCGTGCTCGAACAAGCCGACTGA
- the lnt gene encoding apolipoprotein N-acyltransferase — MRLSVDRWWRGAAAVGCGALPALAFPAPSLWWLAYLALVPWLLLLRAAAGGRNAAWYGWLGGTGFLLAMHHWLVPNLHVFLLVLAALLGVLWAPWGWLVWRLLAGSPPAGQVLVAMALLPSVWLLAELVRSWEYLGGPWGLLGASQWQVPPALRLASWGGVWLVSFLLVAVNLALATLITAPRGRIAAGCALAVGVSAAAAAWVWTPLPERTGTARVALVQPGITPSASVRFDRGEELTRGLAGQEVDLVVWAESSVGYDLSARPDLAARLAALSRKVGAPVLVNVDARRVGGPGIFKSSVLVGERGLTGDRYDKMRLVPFGEYVPARSVLGWVTSVGPAAEEDRHRGTEQVVMDADGLRIGPLVCLETAFPDMSRHLVRDGAQLLVAQSATSTFQESWAPQQHASLAALRAAESGRPMAHSTLTGITAVFGPHGEPVGEQLGTDRSTARVYPVPLASGSSPYIRIGDWVVYVALAVVAVFGALALSRLVRARK, encoded by the coding sequence ATGCGGCTGTCGGTCGACCGGTGGTGGCGCGGGGCGGCGGCGGTCGGGTGCGGGGCACTGCCCGCGCTGGCGTTCCCGGCCCCGTCGCTGTGGTGGCTGGCGTATCTGGCGCTGGTGCCGTGGCTACTGCTGCTGCGGGCGGCGGCCGGCGGGCGGAACGCGGCCTGGTACGGGTGGCTGGGCGGCACCGGCTTCCTGCTGGCGATGCACCACTGGCTGGTGCCGAATCTCCATGTTTTTCTGCTGGTGCTGGCCGCGCTGCTGGGGGTGCTGTGGGCACCGTGGGGCTGGCTGGTGTGGCGGCTGCTGGCGGGCTCACCTCCGGCGGGCCAGGTGCTGGTGGCCATGGCGCTGCTGCCGTCGGTCTGGCTGCTGGCCGAACTGGTGCGGTCCTGGGAGTACTTGGGCGGCCCGTGGGGGCTGCTCGGGGCGAGTCAGTGGCAGGTGCCGCCCGCGCTGCGGCTTGCTTCCTGGGGCGGGGTCTGGCTGGTCAGCTTTCTGCTCGTGGCGGTGAACCTGGCCCTGGCCACGCTGATCACGGCGCCCCGGGGCCGTATCGCCGCTGGCTGTGCCCTCGCCGTCGGTGTGTCGGCCGCGGCTGCCGCGTGGGTGTGGACGCCGCTGCCGGAGCGGACGGGCACCGCGCGGGTGGCACTGGTGCAGCCGGGGATCACACCGTCAGCGTCCGTGCGCTTCGACCGGGGCGAGGAGCTGACCCGCGGGCTGGCCGGCCAGGAGGTGGATCTGGTGGTGTGGGCGGAGAGCAGCGTCGGCTACGACCTGTCCGCCCGGCCGGATCTTGCCGCGCGGCTGGCGGCGCTCTCCCGGAAGGTGGGTGCGCCGGTGCTGGTGAATGTGGATGCCCGGCGGGTGGGCGGACCGGGCATCTTCAAGAGTTCGGTGCTGGTCGGGGAGCGGGGTCTGACCGGTGACCGCTACGACAAGATGCGGCTGGTGCCCTTCGGGGAGTATGTGCCGGCCCGATCGGTGCTCGGCTGGGTGACGTCCGTGGGGCCGGCGGCGGAGGAGGACCGCCACCGCGGCACCGAACAGGTGGTGATGGACGCGGACGGGCTACGGATCGGACCGCTGGTCTGCCTTGAGACAGCTTTCCCCGATATGAGCCGCCATCTGGTCCGGGATGGCGCTCAGCTGCTGGTCGCGCAGTCGGCGACGTCCACCTTCCAGGAGAGCTGGGCACCCCAGCAGCACGCCTCACTCGCGGCGCTGCGGGCGGCCGAGAGCGGGCGGCCGATGGCGCATTCGACGCTTACGGGGATCACCGCGGTGTTCGGGCCACACGGTGAGCCGGTGGGCGAACAGCTGGGCACGGACCGCAGCACGGCGCGGGTCTACCCTGTGCCGCTGGCCTCGGGCAGCAGCCCGTACATCCGCATCGGCGACTGGGTGGTGTATGTGGCGCTCGCCGTGGTGGCCGTCTTCGGCGCACTGGCGCTCAGTCGGCTTGTTCGAGCACGGAAGTGA
- a CDS encoding CapA family protein, whose protein sequence is MKPPVHTIALALAGLLTVVTATACTGQGTPLTTRPAGQAATEQSSPARDKRGAFTLLATGDIIPYPSIIQQARTDAGDSGYDFRQILAGVEPLISDADVAICHMETPYAAESGPFTGYPLFRSPPQIAAALRDTGYDSCSTASNHTLDDGFAGVRRTLDALDTAGVRHTGSARTAKEARRPARLSAGGAQLAHLAYTYGTNGIPAPRDKPWAVSMLDPDRVIADARAARRAGADIVIVSLHWGTEWQQAPDTRQLRMARKLTAARSDGERDIDLIIGTHNHVPQPYEKVNGTWVVYGLGDQVASFIPAMYRGNEGSMARFTFTPRPGSDRWTVTRPEYLVSHSDTGPPFRVVRATPQRHREVHARVSEAVLSRGAAKDGLREGR, encoded by the coding sequence GTGAAACCGCCGGTCCATACCATCGCCCTGGCCCTGGCCGGACTGCTCACCGTGGTGACGGCCACGGCCTGTACGGGACAGGGCACACCTCTCACGACAAGGCCCGCGGGTCAGGCGGCCACCGAGCAATCGTCGCCCGCGCGCGACAAGCGCGGCGCCTTCACGCTCCTGGCGACCGGCGACATCATTCCGTATCCGTCCATTATCCAGCAGGCGCGGACCGACGCGGGCGACAGCGGCTACGACTTCCGGCAGATCCTCGCGGGGGTCGAACCGCTGATCTCCGACGCCGATGTGGCGATCTGCCATATGGAAACGCCCTACGCCGCCGAGTCCGGGCCCTTCACCGGATATCCGCTCTTCCGCTCCCCACCGCAGATCGCCGCGGCCCTGCGGGACACCGGCTACGACAGCTGTTCGACAGCGTCGAACCACACCCTCGACGACGGCTTCGCCGGGGTACGCCGCACCCTGGACGCCCTCGATACGGCGGGGGTACGGCACACCGGCTCCGCCCGCACCGCGAAGGAGGCGCGGCGCCCGGCCCGGCTGAGCGCGGGCGGCGCCCAGCTCGCCCATCTCGCCTACACCTACGGCACCAACGGCATCCCGGCCCCACGGGACAAGCCCTGGGCCGTCAGCATGCTCGACCCCGACCGTGTGATCGCCGACGCCCGGGCCGCCCGGCGCGCGGGCGCCGATATCGTCATCGTCAGCCTGCACTGGGGCACCGAATGGCAACAGGCCCCCGACACGCGGCAGCTGCGGATGGCCCGTAAGCTGACCGCCGCCCGCAGCGACGGAGAACGCGATATCGACCTGATCATCGGCACCCACAACCATGTCCCGCAGCCCTACGAGAAGGTCAACGGGACCTGGGTGGTCTACGGTCTGGGCGACCAGGTCGCCAGCTTCATCCCCGCCATGTACCGCGGCAACGAGGGATCCATGGCCCGCTTCACCTTCACCCCCCGCCCGGGCAGCGACCGCTGGACCGTGACCAGGCCGGAGTATCTGGTCAGCCACTCGGACACCGGCCCGCCCTTCCGGGTGGTCCGGGCCACGCCGCAACGCCACCGGGAGGTGCACGCCCGGGTGAGCGAGGCCGTCCTGAGCCGGGGCGCGGCCAAGGACGGACTGCGCGAAGGCAGGTGA
- a CDS encoding proline racemase family protein, with protein MRTSRVFHAVDSHTEGMPTRVITGGVGALPGATMAERRLHVMKELDELRTLLMYEPRGHAAMSGAILQPATRADADWGVVYIETSGCLPMCGHGTIGVATVLVETGMVPVTEPVTTVRLDTPAGLVVASVRVEDGAAKGVTIRNVPSFSAGLDRTVRAARFGELRYDLAFGGNFYAILPLDAVGLPFDRGAHRAIMDAGLTLLDAVNEQARPVHPDDPGIAGCRHVQFLAPGADAHRSRHVMVIHPGMFDRSPCGTGTSARMAQLHARGELGLHSDFVNESFLGTRFTGRLIEETTVGGAPAVVPTITGRAWLTGTAQYFLDPEDPFPAGFLL; from the coding sequence ATGAGGACCAGCCGGGTGTTCCACGCGGTCGACTCGCACACCGAGGGCATGCCGACCCGGGTCATCACCGGCGGTGTCGGCGCGCTGCCGGGGGCCACCATGGCCGAGCGGCGGCTCCATGTCATGAAGGAACTGGATGAGCTGCGCACGCTGCTGATGTACGAGCCGCGCGGGCACGCCGCCATGAGCGGTGCGATCCTGCAACCGGCCACCCGGGCGGACGCCGACTGGGGCGTGGTCTATATCGAGACCTCCGGCTGTCTGCCGATGTGCGGGCACGGCACGATCGGGGTGGCGACGGTGCTGGTGGAGACCGGCATGGTGCCGGTGACCGAGCCGGTCACCACGGTCCGGCTCGATACCCCGGCGGGGCTGGTGGTCGCCTCGGTACGGGTTGAGGACGGCGCGGCAAAGGGGGTGACGATCCGCAATGTGCCCTCCTTCAGCGCCGGGCTGGACCGAACGGTGCGGGCGGCGCGGTTCGGTGAGCTCCGCTACGACCTGGCCTTCGGTGGCAACTTCTACGCGATCCTGCCGCTTGACGCGGTCGGGCTGCCCTTCGACCGGGGTGCGCACCGGGCCATCATGGACGCGGGTCTGACCCTGCTGGACGCCGTCAACGAGCAGGCCCGGCCGGTGCATCCGGACGACCCGGGCATCGCCGGGTGCCGCCATGTGCAGTTCCTCGCCCCTGGGGCGGACGCCCACCGCTCCCGGCATGTCATGGTGATCCATCCGGGGATGTTCGACCGTTCACCCTGCGGCACCGGGACCAGCGCCCGGATGGCCCAGCTGCACGCCCGGGGTGAGCTGGGGCTGCACTCGGACTTCGTCAATGAATCCTTCCTCGGCACCCGCTTCACCGGGCGGCTCATCGAGGAGACCACGGTCGGCGGGGCGCCCGCCGTTGTGCCCACCATCACAGGCCGGGCCTGGCTGACCGGCACCGCCCAGTACTTCCTCGACCCCGAGGACCCTTTTCCCGCGGGCTTTCTGCTCTGA
- a CDS encoding dihydrodipicolinate synthase family protein: MTDPGTEPLTERVTERVTPRRTQPWHGLLVATALPLRNDLSVDYEAYGEHCRWLVEQGCDGVVPNGSLGEYQTLSDEERSRVVETAVAAVGGARVVPGVAAYGARAARRWAEQAVATDCRSVLLLPPNGYRADERAVLGHFTAVAEAGLPVIAYNNPHDTRVDLAPSLLARLYGEGAIVAVKEFSGDVRRSYEIAELAPGLDVLAGADDVLLELAVSGAVGWVAGYPNALPASCAALYHAGVSGDLAAALPLYRALHPLLRWDSRTEFVQAIKASMEVAGRYGGPCRPPRVPLTAEQDAMVRAATGKLLAAGHR; this comes from the coding sequence ATGACCGATCCCGGGACCGAGCCCTTGACCGAGCGCGTGACCGAGCGCGTGACCCCACGCAGAACCCAGCCATGGCACGGCCTGCTCGTCGCCACCGCGCTGCCGCTGCGCAACGATTTATCGGTGGATTACGAGGCCTACGGTGAGCACTGCCGCTGGCTGGTGGAGCAGGGCTGCGACGGTGTGGTGCCCAACGGCTCGCTGGGCGAATATCAGACGCTCAGCGATGAGGAGCGCAGCCGGGTCGTCGAGACGGCCGTCGCGGCGGTCGGTGGTGCACGGGTGGTGCCGGGTGTCGCGGCCTATGGTGCGCGGGCCGCCCGTCGCTGGGCCGAGCAGGCGGTGGCGACCGACTGCCGCTCGGTGCTGCTGCTTCCGCCGAACGGCTACCGGGCCGATGAGCGCGCGGTGCTCGGCCACTTCACCGCGGTGGCCGAGGCGGGGCTGCCGGTCATCGCCTACAACAATCCGCATGACACCCGGGTCGATCTCGCCCCGTCGCTGCTCGCCCGGCTGTACGGCGAGGGGGCGATCGTCGCGGTCAAGGAGTTCAGCGGCGATGTGCGTCGTAGCTATGAGATCGCCGAACTCGCGCCTGGCCTCGATGTGCTGGCCGGGGCCGATGATGTGCTGCTGGAGCTCGCCGTCAGCGGGGCCGTCGGCTGGGTAGCGGGATACCCCAACGCGCTGCCCGCCTCCTGTGCCGCCCTCTACCATGCCGGGGTGTCCGGCGATCTGGCAGCGGCGCTGCCCCTCTACCGGGCGCTGCATCCGTTGCTGCGCTGGGATTCCAGAACCGAGTTCGTCCAGGCGATCAAGGCATCCATGGAGGTGGCGGGACGGTACGGCGGACCCTGCCGCCCGCCCCGGGTCCCGCTCACGGCCGAGCAGGACGCCATGGTCCGCGCCGCCACCGGGAAGCTGCTTGCGGCGGGACACCGATGA
- a CDS encoding FAD-dependent oxidoreductase yields the protein MTYDLLVIGAGPAGLSAAVAAARAGLRVAVTDAGARPGGQFFRHPPDARLPRGLARLTSAVGGLPVHLLPGHRVWAVEPGAAHCLSGDREERPVTVAARALVLATGACDRVLPFPGWELPGVLTAGGAQALLKGSGVVAGDRVLVAGTGPFLLPVASGLATAGARVVGVYEANSPLPALVRGAGAVPPGRLLEAARYAAVLARHRVPYRTGRTVIAAHGEGSLKGVTTARLDSGWRPVRGSERHIACDTLAFGYGFTPQLELPLQLGCATTRDTGGGQVLAVDDRQRTSVPGVYTAGELTGVGGAGLAAVEGTIAGLAAARAPVPATLRRRRARLRGFAAVLHTAFPVRDGWRSWLHADTVICRCEKVPYARLRAAQELGACDARSVKLLTRIGMGPCQARVCGFATGLLTGGAAGLGARPIAHPIRLSDLATYEGENP from the coding sequence ATGACGTATGACCTGCTGGTGATCGGCGCCGGGCCCGCGGGGCTCAGCGCCGCTGTGGCCGCCGCCCGTGCCGGACTGCGGGTGGCGGTCACCGACGCGGGTGCCCGGCCCGGCGGGCAGTTCTTCCGGCACCCGCCGGACGCCCGGCTCCCACGCGGGCTCGCCCGGCTGACCTCGGCCGTGGGCGGGCTGCCGGTCCATCTGCTGCCGGGGCACCGGGTCTGGGCCGTGGAGCCGGGGGCGGCGCACTGTCTGAGCGGCGACCGCGAGGAGCGCCCGGTGACGGTGGCCGCGCGGGCGCTGGTGCTGGCGACCGGGGCCTGTGACCGGGTGCTGCCGTTCCCCGGCTGGGAGCTGCCCGGTGTGCTCACCGCGGGCGGTGCCCAGGCGCTGCTGAAGGGGAGCGGGGTGGTGGCGGGCGACCGCGTGCTGGTCGCGGGCACCGGGCCGTTTCTGCTGCCGGTGGCCTCGGGGCTCGCCACGGCGGGGGCTCGGGTGGTGGGCGTATACGAGGCGAACTCACCGCTTCCGGCGCTGGTGCGCGGGGCTGGTGCCGTCCCGCCGGGGAGGCTGCTGGAGGCGGCCCGGTACGCCGCGGTACTCGCCCGGCACCGGGTCCCGTACCGCACCGGCCGCACGGTGATCGCCGCGCACGGCGAGGGGTCGCTGAAGGGTGTCACTACGGCCCGGCTCGACTCGGGCTGGCGGCCGGTGCGGGGGTCGGAGCGCCATATCGCCTGTGACACCCTCGCGTTCGGATACGGCTTCACCCCGCAGCTCGAACTGCCGCTGCAGCTGGGCTGTGCGACCACCCGCGATACCGGTGGCGGTCAGGTCCTGGCCGTCGATGACCGGCAGCGCACCAGTGTGCCCGGCGTCTACACGGCCGGCGAGCTCACCGGCGTCGGCGGTGCGGGGCTGGCCGCGGTGGAGGGAACCATCGCCGGTCTGGCGGCGGCCCGGGCCCCGGTCCCCGCCACGCTGCGCCGACGCCGTGCCCGGCTGCGCGGCTTCGCCGCCGTACTGCACACGGCCTTCCCCGTGCGGGACGGCTGGCGGAGCTGGCTGCACGCGGACACCGTCATCTGCCGCTGCGAGAAGGTTCCGTACGCCCGGCTGCGCGCCGCCCAGGAGCTGGGGGCCTGCGATGCGCGTTCGGTGAAGCTGCTCACCCGCATCGGTATGGGCCCCTGCCAGGCACGGGTGTGCGGCTTCGCCACGGGGCTGCTCACGGGCGGGGCCGCCGGGCTCGGCGCCCGCCCGATCGCGCACCCGATCCGGCTGTCCGATCTCGCCACCTACGAGGGAGAGAACCCATGA
- a CDS encoding (2Fe-2S)-binding protein gives MNELTVNGTAVPLRPGQTIGAALHAAGVRLVFCGIGVCFSCVVTVNGSATLRACVTEARPGDEVVTGS, from the coding sequence ATGAACGAGCTCACGGTGAACGGCACCGCGGTGCCACTGCGGCCGGGACAGACCATCGGCGCGGCGCTGCACGCGGCCGGGGTCCGGCTGGTGTTCTGCGGGATCGGGGTCTGCTTCTCCTGTGTGGTCACGGTCAACGGCAGCGCCACGCTGCGGGCTTGCGTCACCGAGGCCCGGCCGGGCGATGAGGTGGTGACCGGGTCATGA
- a CDS encoding NAD(P)/FAD-dependent oxidoreductase, translating into MRNGTARAADVVVIGAGLVGAACAYYAARSGLDVVVVDRGPVAGGTSGAGEGNVLLSDKQPGPELRLALRSSRLWRELAQAGGFEYEPKGGLVVAPTEQSRTALTALATAQRASGVQQRAVAARELRNYEPLLSDGLAGGVFYPQDAQVQPMLATARLLRHSGAMVLTGTRVTGVLGRDRVAGVRTTDGDLPAAAVVNAAGPWGGEVAALAGTELPVLPRRGFVLVTEPLPTGYIRHKVYTAAYVRDVASDAAGLETSPVVESTPAGTVLIGASRERVGFDRRVSLPVLGRLAAQAVRLFPALGQVRAIRTYCGFRPYCPDQLPVIGPDPGRPGLFHACGHEGAGIGLAPATGEAIAALLTGARPPVDLAPFRPGRFST; encoded by the coding sequence TTGCGCAACGGGACAGCGAGGGCGGCCGATGTGGTCGTCATCGGAGCCGGGCTGGTCGGCGCCGCCTGTGCCTACTACGCCGCCCGGTCCGGACTTGACGTGGTGGTCGTGGACCGGGGGCCGGTCGCGGGCGGCACCAGCGGCGCTGGCGAGGGCAATGTGCTGCTCTCCGATAAGCAGCCGGGGCCCGAGCTACGGCTCGCGCTGCGGTCCAGCCGGTTATGGCGCGAGCTTGCGCAGGCCGGTGGGTTTGAATACGAACCCAAGGGCGGACTCGTCGTGGCCCCGACCGAACAGAGCCGCACAGCGCTCACCGCACTGGCGACCGCACAGCGTGCCAGTGGCGTCCAGCAGCGGGCGGTGGCCGCGCGGGAGCTGCGGAACTATGAGCCCCTGCTGTCCGATGGCCTGGCGGGGGGTGTGTTCTATCCGCAGGACGCGCAGGTCCAGCCCATGCTGGCCACGGCGCGGCTGCTCAGGCACAGCGGTGCCATGGTCCTTACCGGCACCCGGGTCACCGGAGTGCTGGGCCGCGACCGGGTCGCCGGAGTGCGCACCACGGACGGCGACCTGCCCGCCGCCGCAGTGGTGAACGCCGCCGGGCCCTGGGGCGGTGAGGTGGCGGCGCTCGCGGGCACCGAGCTGCCGGTCCTGCCCCGGCGCGGCTTCGTGCTGGTGACCGAGCCGCTGCCGACCGGATATATCCGGCACAAGGTCTACACGGCGGCCTATGTCCGCGATGTAGCCAGCGACGCCGCCGGGTTGGAGACTTCACCCGTGGTCGAGTCCACGCCCGCGGGCACGGTGCTGATCGGGGCGAGCCGGGAACGGGTCGGCTTCGACCGGAGGGTGTCGCTGCCGGTGCTGGGGCGGCTGGCAGCGCAGGCGGTGCGGCTGTTTCCGGCGCTGGGCCAGGTACGGGCCATCCGGACCTACTGCGGCTTCAGGCCCTACTGCCCGGACCAGCTCCCGGTGATCGGCCCTGACCCGGGGCGGCCCGGCCTGTTCCACGCCTGCGGCCATGAGGGCGCCGGTATCGGTCTCGCCCCGGCCACCGGCGAGGCGATCGCCGCGCTGCTGACCGGAGCCAGGCCACCGGTCGATCTCGCGCCTTTCCGACCGGGGAGGTTCAGCACATGA